AGCTACGAAGAATTTAGTTACTCCACACAGATATTAGCGTTGCCCTACAGCATGGATGAGAACGGCTTCCAAGCGACTGGACCGATTGAACCGGTTTACGCATTCGATACATCGGCTGTTCCCGAAACAGTTGCTATCTCGGGGCTTGAATACGCTCCCGAAACACAAACTCTCTGGCTGCTCACCAGTTTTGAGCTAGACAATACAGCGAGCGGTGTTGGCGGTTATCTTTGGTCTCTCAAGACCACTGGCCTTCCTCTTTCAGGCAAGCCTACCCTTTTACGACAAAACGACGAAAAGCCGCTGAAGTTTACCCACAAATCTGAGGGTGTAGCTCCACTCGACACCCACCGTTTGATGGTTATTCACGATGACGACCGCCGTACAGGCCCTTCACTTGGTCGCGAATTACATCAAGCAGTCCTCCAAATCGTCCAAATTCCTTAGACATTACAGCCTCACAACTCCATACACACCAACGGTGGACAACCGCCCTCGAAGCGGGTTAAACGATAAACTCCAAAGGAGTAACCATGGATACCCCAACGTTCAACGGAACCGACAACTACCTCACATCTGCCGACTTACGAGACACGGTTAATGTAGCCATTGCCCTTCAAAAGCCCCTTCTTATTAAAGGTGAGCCGGGTACCGGCAAAACACTCTTGGCCGAAGCCATTGCAGAAGCACTCGATACAGAGATTTTAGTTTGGAACGTGAAGTCTACGACCAAGGCCCAAAATGGTCTTTACGTATATGACACAGTTCAGCGCCTAAACGACGCGCGATTTGGCGACGGTGACATCACCGACATCAGTAAATATATCAAGTTTGGCCCGCTGGGCGCCTCGTTTCAAAAGGACAAGCGCGTGGTTCTGCTCATCGATGAAATCGATAAAGCCGATATGGAATTTCCAAACGACCTTCTACACGAGCTCGACCGAATGAGCTTCACTGTGAGCGAAACTGGCGAGCATATAAAGGCTGAAAACCGCCCTATCGTCATCATTACGTCCAATAATGAGAAAGAGCTTCCAGATGCATTCCTTCGGCGCTGCGTGTTTCACTACATCGCTTTTCCTGCGAAAGAGCTGATGGAAGATATCGTTAAGGTTCATCACCCGGAGTTAGAAGAGAAGCTTTTAGAGCAGTGCTTGACCCGGTTTTATTGGATTCGTGAGCTCCCGGACATCCGCAAGCGCCCCTCTACAAGTGAGCTTGTAGACTGGATTGCCGCTTTAAGAAGGGCCGGCATCTCTCCCGAAAGCCTCGAGAAGAAACTTCCATTTTTGGGTGTTCTGTTGAAGCGAGAAAATGACATCGCGGAAGTTGAGCAAGGTCCCAAGCAGCGCAGTACAGGCTGGTGATATGTTTTTAGACTTTCTTTTTCATGCCCGGGCAGTTGGTCTCAAAGTCAGTGTGACAGAGTGGATGACACTCATGGAAGCACTCGCTCAAGGTCACGCTCGTTCCGACCTTGCATGCTTCTACCACTTAGGCAGAAGCATCTTGATCAAAAAAGAAAGTCAATTTGACCTTTGGGACCGGGCATTCGCTAGCTACTTCAAAGGCATTGAACATACCTTCGATTTAGACGACGAACTCATGGACTGGCTCTCCAACCCTGTGCTCCCGAAAGAACTCAGCGCAGAAGAACTTGCGAAGCTCCAAGAGCTTGATCTCGATGAACTGCGCAAAAAGTTCGAAGAAACTCTAAAGAAACAAGATGAGCGCCACGATGGCGGAAACCGATGGGTCGGCACTGGCGGCTCAAGCCCATACGGCCACGGCGGTTACCATCCCTCGGGTGTTCGTATCGGCGGACCAGGCGGCGGACGCAATGCTGTGCAAGTTGCCGAGCTTCGCCAGTTTCGCAATTTGAGAAATGACCGGGTCTTGGATACTCGGCAAATCGGTGTCGCCTTAAGGCGTCTTCGCAAGCTCGCCCGTGATACCGGGCCAGAAGAGCTTAGCGTCCCGAAAACCATCGATAAAACTGCTCGCGATGGCGGCGAGATTGATCTGGTCTTCGAACCTCCTCGTAACAACAAGCTTAAGCTTCTTTTACTCATGGACGTTGGCGGCTCCATGGATCCCCACTCCGAACTTTGCGAGCGGTTGTTCAGTGCCGCGCACGCTGCAAGTCATTTCAAAAAATTCGAAGCCTACCAGTTTCACAACTGCGTCTATGAGAATCTGTACACCGATATGCAAGAATATCGCGGCATCATGACTCAGGATCTCCTCAACCGAATCGACCAAACTTGGACTCTAGTGATTGTAGGCGATGCTTGGATGAGCCCTTACGAGCTTACCCATACCGGCGGCGCCATTTACTATTTCCACAACAACGTGGTCCCCGGACTGGAGTGGCTTAAGCGGCTTCGCCAAAAGGTTCCAAAATCGGTATGGCTCAACCCTGAACCCGAAAAATTTTGGGGCAGTGCCAAGAGCATACGCCTGGTTAAAGATGTCTTCCCGATGTACCAATTCTCGGTTGACGGCCTGACAGAAGCAGTGGATTACCTGCGCGGTGCCCATTCGCACCCAATGCATTGAGTCTTGTGGCCCCAAAGGGTAAAGCATCTCCATGACTCAAGACCAAAATATGGACCAACCCTTCGGCACTCATCCGCTGGCCGGGAAATTCAACGACCTCACCCCTGAAAACGTACTGGATGCAGTGGAGGCAGGAGGGCGCCGGTGCACAGGCCGGTTCATCATCCTTAACAGCTACGAGAACCGTGTTTACCAGCTTGAGCTCGATGATGAGACCATGGTGGTGGGTAAATTTTACCGCCCCGGCCGGTGGAGCAAGGAAGCCATTCTCGCGGAACACCGTTTTCTCAAAGAGCTTGAAGAAGTTGAAATCCCTGTCGCGACGCCCATCGATCTCGGCGATGGTGAAACCGTCGGCACCGTGGACGGGATTTACTACTCCCTCTTCCCACGTAAAGGCGGGCGCAATCCAGAAGAGCTTGGCGACGAGCAGGTTCAAATGCTTGGTCGTTTGGTTGGTCGAATTCACAACATCGGGGCTATGGCTCCTGCCCCCGAGCGGATCAACCTAAATCCCACCAGCTATGGCCATGCCAACTTAAACTTCTTATTGGAAAACGACCTGATACCCGCCGAAGCCCGGGAAAACTTCAAGATTACGGTTGAATCACTTCTAATGCGCATTGAACCCATGTTCAATGGCATCAACAACATTAGAATTCATGGCGATTGTCATTTTGGGAATGTTCTCTGGACGCCGGATGGAGCCACCTTCTTAGACTTTGACGATATGGCCAATGGACCGGCTGTCCAAGATATATGGATGCTGGTCCCAGGCTACGACGAACATGCACGGCTTCAACGCGAAGTCCTGATTGAAGCCTATGAATCCTTTCGCGAATTCAATCGCCAAGAGTTGCGTCTTATCGAGCCTCTTCGAGCTCTTCGCTACATCCACTACGCTTCATGGATTGCACGAAGATGGGAAGACCCTATCTTTAAACGAACTTTTGAATACTTTGGCACGGTTCAATATTGGCAAAAAGAAACGCTGGATTTGCGAGAGCAAATTGGGCGTATTGATATGTTGGTTTATTGAGGTTCTCTCATGCCTTCATACATCTGAGC
Above is a window of Deltaproteobacteria bacterium DNA encoding:
- a CDS encoding MoxR family ATPase — its product is MDTPTFNGTDNYLTSADLRDTVNVAIALQKPLLIKGEPGTGKTLLAEAIAEALDTEILVWNVKSTTKAQNGLYVYDTVQRLNDARFGDGDITDISKYIKFGPLGASFQKDKRVVLLIDEIDKADMEFPNDLLHELDRMSFTVSETGEHIKAENRPIVIITSNNEKELPDAFLRRCVFHYIAFPAKELMEDIVKVHHPELEEKLLEQCLTRFYWIRELPDIRKRPSTSELVDWIAALRRAGISPESLEKKLPFLGVLLKRENDIAEVEQGPKQRSTGW
- a CDS encoding VWA domain-containing protein — protein: MFLDFLFHARAVGLKVSVTEWMTLMEALAQGHARSDLACFYHLGRSILIKKESQFDLWDRAFASYFKGIEHTFDLDDELMDWLSNPVLPKELSAEELAKLQELDLDELRKKFEETLKKQDERHDGGNRWVGTGGSSPYGHGGYHPSGVRIGGPGGGRNAVQVAELRQFRNLRNDRVLDTRQIGVALRRLRKLARDTGPEELSVPKTIDKTARDGGEIDLVFEPPRNNKLKLLLLMDVGGSMDPHSELCERLFSAAHAASHFKKFEAYQFHNCVYENLYTDMQEYRGIMTQDLLNRIDQTWTLVIVGDAWMSPYELTHTGGAIYYFHNNVVPGLEWLKRLRQKVPKSVWLNPEPEKFWGSAKSIRLVKDVFPMYQFSVDGLTEAVDYLRGAHSHPMH
- a CDS encoding serine/threonine protein kinase — translated: MTQDQNMDQPFGTHPLAGKFNDLTPENVLDAVEAGGRRCTGRFIILNSYENRVYQLELDDETMVVGKFYRPGRWSKEAILAEHRFLKELEEVEIPVATPIDLGDGETVGTVDGIYYSLFPRKGGRNPEELGDEQVQMLGRLVGRIHNIGAMAPAPERINLNPTSYGHANLNFLLENDLIPAEARENFKITVESLLMRIEPMFNGINNIRIHGDCHFGNVLWTPDGATFLDFDDMANGPAVQDIWMLVPGYDEHARLQREVLIEAYESFREFNRQELRLIEPLRALRYIHYASWIARRWEDPIFKRTFEYFGTVQYWQKETLDLREQIGRIDMLVY